The following coding sequences lie in one Mustelus asterias chromosome 6, sMusAst1.hap1.1, whole genome shotgun sequence genomic window:
- the dnajc25 gene encoding dnaJ homolog subfamily C member 25: MASAGRPGLGVLLLRLCAFFTLLAPADGLLEGLYCGTVSCYDVLGVARDAGKSDIARAYRQLARRYHPDRYRPTEAGENPEERFLLIATAYETLKDDEARKDYDYMLDHPDEFYRHYYHYYKRRLAPKVDVRIVIIVTVCAISLFQYYSWWSSYSEAIHYLTTVPKYRIQATEIAKQQGLLNKTKEKGKNRRSKEEIKEEEEEIIKGIIKNNIDIKGGYQKPRLYDILIFQVVLAPYYICRYIIWYCRWIYRFHIKREEYGEEEKLYIIRKNMHMSQGQFDGLEDHQKETFLERKLWLRENFEVYKMEQEEELKKKVASDPRWKRYRRWMKNEGPGRLTFIDD; this comes from the exons ATGGCGTCGGCGGGGAGGCCGGGGTTAGGGGTGTTGCTGCTCCGGCTCTGCGCCTTCTTCACCCTGCTGGCCCCGGCCGACGGCCTGCTGGAGGGCCTCTACTGCGGCACCGTCTCCTGTTACGACGTGCTCGGCGTGGCCAGAGACGCCGGCAAGAGTGACATCGCCCGCGCCTACCGCCAGCTCGCCCGGCGCTACCACCCGGACCGGTACCGGCCCACTGAGGCCGGGGAGAACCCTGAGGAGCGCTTCCTGCTGATCGCCACTGCCTACGAGACTCTGAAG GATGATGAAGCCAGGAAGGATTATGATTACATGCTTGACCACCCTGATGAATTCTACAGACATTATTACCATTACTACAAGAGAAGGCTGGCACCCAAAGTGGATGTCAGAATAGTTATAATTGTGACCGTTTGTGCTATATCACTCTTTCAG TACTACAGCTGGTGGAGCAGTTACAGCGAGGCCATTCATTAtctcaccactgtgccaaagtATAGAATCCAGGCgacagaaattgcaaagcagcaaGGGCTGCTGAATAAAACGAAAGAAAAAGGGAAAAACAGACGCTCTAAAGAAGAAatcaaagaggaggaggaggaaatcaTTAAAGGAATTATCAAAAATAACATTGACATTAAAGGGGGCTATCAGAAACCACGGCTATATGACATACTCATCTTCCAAGTCGTTTTGGCTCCTTATTACATTTGTAGGTATATAATCTGGTACTGCAGGTGGATTTATCGTTTTCACATAAAACGGGAAGAATatggagaagaggagaaattGTACATTATCCGAAAAAACATGCATATGTCACAAGGCCAGTTTGACGGTCTTGAAGATCATCAGAAAGAGACGTTTCTTGAGAGGAAGCTGTGGTTACGGGAAAACTTTGAG gtTTATAAGATGGAACAAGAGGAAGAACTCAAAAAGAAAGTAGCTTCAGATCCACGATGGAAACGGTATCGACGTTGGATGAAAAATGAGGGGCCGGGGAGGTTAACCTTCATAGATGACTAA